The genomic DNA GCTTTAAAACAGTTGGGCTTGATTCCAGCGAATCAGCAATAATGATGACAAAAGATTTGCTTGATAACCAAGGAAAATTTATTTTGGCTGATATGTTCGAATATAAATATCCGCTAAATACTTATGGTCTAATTATATCCCATGCTGCTCTCTATCATGGAGAAAAGAAAAAGGTAATTGCCCTTTTAAATAAGATTTATGATGCACTGATGAAAAAGGGAAAAGTGTTTATATCATTGCCGGATGAGGAATGCATAAAGAACTGGGCAATAATGGCTGAACATGAGACTTTGGAAGATGGCACTTGTATCCCATTGATTGGACCAGAAAAAGGACTGCCGCATTCGTTTTTTTCAAAGGAAGAGATAGACAAGCTATTTTCTAAATA from Capillibacterium thermochitinicola includes the following:
- a CDS encoding class I SAM-dependent methyltransferase, which encodes MAGKEGWGKKMSGTVWDNIYKEYLAGGQAWASLKDDINPSFMSFIESSTFPVKLALDIGCGQGKYLKYLQEKGFKTVGLDSSESAIMMTKDLLDNQGKFILADMFEYKYPLNTYGLIISHAALYHGEKKKVIALLNKIYDALMKKGKVFISLPDEECIKNWAIMAEHETLEDGTCIPLIGPEKGLPHSFFSKEEIDKLFSKYSRIKTDLEPRSAQMERLHAHFLNIPE